In one Bacillus thuringiensis genomic region, the following are encoded:
- a CDS encoding response regulator transcription factor, which produces MIRIIIAEDQRMLRGALGALLDLEDDIEVIGQAANGEEALKLIESLKPDVSIMDIEMPIQSGLDVAEALKKEKSSCKVMILTTFARPGYFERAMKAGVHGYLLKDSPSEDLAAAIRNVMKGKREVSQDLMFGLWQEQNPLSDREKEVLLLAKEGKTANEIAKALYLSPGTVRNYISEVLAKLDAKNRIEAITIAEEKGWI; this is translated from the coding sequence ATGATCCGAATTATTATTGCAGAAGATCAGCGGATGCTTCGTGGTGCGTTAGGGGCTCTGCTTGATCTAGAAGATGATATCGAAGTAATTGGGCAAGCTGCGAACGGGGAAGAGGCGTTAAAATTAATTGAATCGTTAAAGCCAGATGTAAGTATTATGGATATTGAAATGCCGATTCAAAGTGGATTAGATGTTGCTGAAGCGTTAAAGAAAGAAAAATCATCATGCAAAGTAATGATTTTAACAACATTTGCACGGCCGGGATATTTTGAAAGAGCAATGAAAGCTGGTGTGCACGGCTATTTGTTAAAAGATAGCCCAAGTGAAGATTTAGCAGCAGCAATTCGTAATGTAATGAAGGGGAAACGAGAGGTCTCCCAAGATTTAATGTTCGGCCTATGGCAGGAGCAAAATCCGTTGTCAGATCGCGAAAAGGAAGTATTGTTGCTTGCGAAAGAAGGAAAGACGGCAAACGAAATTGCGAAGGCGCTTTATCTTTCGCCGGGTACAGTACGTAATTATATTTCTGAAGTATTAGCGAAGCTTGATGCGAAAAATAGAATTGAAGCAATTACAATTGCGGAAGAAAAGGGATGGATATGA
- a CDS encoding sensor histidine kinase, with the protein MIEKKWIEIFPKHMGFFPYMWFVYLLFPIYHLAQASGWKLVIGSGMLIIFIVTYRQLYFVQRTFVFWACIQMVLIFLFALFYNPFMIFFGFFTASAMGFAPNKKVFRVLLCSLVIMLGAFLFVNMNQLTTTSLVNIVPMFILMLLTPFGMRNFNQKKMLKNQLNEANEQIKDLVKREERQRIARDLHDTLGHTLSLITLKSQLVEKLIVKNPERASVEAKEITQTSRTALKQLRELISDMRMITVEEELEQIKAILQAANIELEVRQEARSSSLSPIEQNIVGMCLREAVTNVVKHSKATRCAVSVLESQGELILKVEDNGIGLTDQNHDGNGIRGMKERIALIDGFVELGTINPGTLLTVKVPVVIRTGKDEVRA; encoded by the coding sequence ATGATAGAGAAGAAGTGGATTGAGATTTTTCCGAAACATATGGGATTCTTCCCGTATATGTGGTTTGTTTATCTATTATTTCCAATTTATCACTTAGCGCAGGCATCAGGATGGAAGCTTGTAATAGGAAGCGGTATGTTGATAATTTTTATCGTCACATACCGTCAGCTTTATTTTGTTCAGAGGACGTTTGTTTTTTGGGCGTGTATTCAAATGGTACTCATCTTTTTATTTGCTTTATTTTATAATCCTTTTATGATATTTTTTGGCTTTTTCACAGCAAGTGCGATGGGATTTGCGCCAAATAAGAAAGTATTTCGAGTGCTGTTATGTTCGTTAGTTATCATGCTTGGAGCATTTTTATTTGTAAATATGAATCAACTAACAACTACAAGTTTAGTAAATATCGTTCCGATGTTTATTTTAATGCTTCTTACGCCATTTGGTATGCGCAATTTTAATCAGAAAAAGATGTTAAAGAACCAACTGAATGAAGCAAACGAGCAAATTAAAGACTTAGTAAAACGTGAAGAACGGCAGCGGATTGCAAGAGATCTTCATGACACATTAGGACATACGTTATCTCTTATTACTTTGAAAAGCCAGCTTGTAGAGAAGTTAATTGTGAAAAATCCGGAGCGTGCAAGTGTGGAAGCGAAGGAAATTACACAAACGTCTCGTACAGCCTTAAAACAGCTGAGAGAATTAATTTCTGATATGCGTATGATTACGGTAGAAGAAGAGCTAGAGCAAATAAAAGCGATCTTACAAGCAGCTAATATTGAATTAGAAGTGAGGCAAGAAGCAAGATCGAGCTCGTTATCACCAATTGAACAAAATATTGTCGGGATGTGTTTACGTGAGGCCGTTACAAATGTTGTAAAACATAGTAAGGCAACGCGATGCGCAGTTTCTGTATTAGAATCGCAAGGTGAGCTGATTTTGAAAGTAGAAGATAACGGAATCGGTTTAACAGATCAAAATCATGATGGAAATGGTATCCGTGGCATGAAAGAACGAATTGCTCTTATTGATGGATTTGTTGAACTAGGTACAATCAATCCAGGGACGTTGTTAACAGTAAAAGTTCCAGTTGTTATTAGAACAGGAAAAGATGAGGTGAGGGCATGA
- a CDS encoding ABC transporter permease, which translates to MRALWMQCKIEILRTFRNKLFIFFSLLMPVMFYYIFTNVVQVPQNGDAWKAHYLISMATFSIVGTALFSFGVRLSQERGQGWTHLLKITPLPEGAYLTAKIIAQTVVNAFSILVIFIAGILINHVELTVGQWIGAGLWLLLGVTPFLALGTVIGSIKKADAAAGLANILNMSLAIVGGLWMPIEVFPKILRTIGEWTPTYHFGSGAWDIVAGKSIGWENIAVLGGYFLIFVVVSIYIRKRQEAV; encoded by the coding sequence ATGAGAGCGTTATGGATGCAGTGCAAAATAGAAATTTTACGTACATTCCGCAATAAATTATTTATCTTTTTCTCATTATTAATGCCTGTTATGTTTTACTACATTTTTACAAATGTTGTTCAAGTACCACAAAACGGAGATGCGTGGAAAGCACATTATTTAATTTCGATGGCAACTTTCAGTATTGTAGGGACTGCACTCTTTAGTTTCGGTGTGAGACTTTCTCAGGAAAGAGGGCAAGGATGGACACATCTTCTAAAAATTACACCGCTTCCAGAGGGAGCATATTTAACAGCAAAAATTATCGCTCAAACAGTAGTAAATGCTTTTTCAATATTAGTTATCTTTATTGCAGGGATACTAATTAATCATGTTGAGTTAACGGTAGGGCAATGGATTGGTGCGGGGTTATGGTTATTGTTAGGGGTAACACCATTTTTAGCGTTAGGAACAGTAATAGGTTCCATTAAGAAGGCGGACGCAGCTGCTGGCTTAGCAAATATCTTAAATATGAGTTTAGCTATAGTTGGTGGGTTATGGATGCCGATTGAAGTATTCCCAAAAATATTAAGAACAATTGGTGAATGGACACCAACATACCACTTCGGAAGCGGTGCGTGGGATATTGTAGCTGGAAAATCAATTGGATGGGAAAATATCGCGGTATTAGGAGGTTATTTCCTTATATTTGTTGTAGTATCAATATATATAAGAAAAAGACAGGAAGCGGTATAA
- a CDS encoding ABC transporter ATP-binding protein, protein MEKIIEVNGVSKTFKHKSAVNNVSFHVNKGEIVALLGPNGAGKTTTMSMMLGLKDPTEGKVFIFGKSPKHRDVRNSFGAMLQEVSVIDSITVEEAIELFRSYYTNPIAKETLLQLSNLESERKQRCEKLSGGQKRRLNFALALAGNPDLLFLDEPTVGMDITSRRTFWETIRKLASEGKTIILTTHYLEEADALANRILLFANGKIIADGTPDEMKATISRKTITFYSKESIPTKLLKELPNVTEVKSNEGRFILTTEDTDATLKAIYQRSLPVTDVSVERGSLDEAFEQFVANQKEEIA, encoded by the coding sequence ATGGAAAAGATTATTGAAGTAAATGGTGTTTCTAAAACATTTAAACATAAAAGCGCAGTAAATAATGTTTCATTTCATGTAAATAAAGGGGAAATAGTAGCGTTACTTGGTCCGAATGGTGCGGGAAAAACAACGACGATGTCGATGATGCTTGGATTAAAGGATCCAACAGAAGGTAAGGTCTTTATATTTGGAAAGAGTCCAAAGCATAGGGATGTTCGTAATAGCTTCGGTGCGATGCTGCAAGAAGTAAGTGTCATTGATAGTATTACGGTGGAAGAGGCAATTGAGTTATTCCGTAGTTATTATACGAATCCTATAGCGAAAGAAACGTTACTGCAGTTATCAAATTTAGAATCAGAGCGAAAGCAAAGATGTGAGAAATTATCAGGTGGGCAAAAAAGAAGATTAAACTTTGCGCTTGCACTTGCGGGAAATCCGGATTTGTTATTTTTAGATGAGCCGACAGTCGGAATGGATATTACGTCTCGAAGAACGTTTTGGGAAACGATTCGAAAGTTAGCAAGTGAAGGGAAAACGATTATTTTAACGACGCATTATTTAGAAGAAGCAGATGCTTTAGCAAATCGTATCTTATTATTTGCGAACGGAAAGATTATCGCAGATGGTACACCAGACGAAATGAAAGCAACGATTTCGAGAAAAACAATCACATTTTATTCGAAGGAAAGCATTCCTACAAAATTACTAAAGGAATTACCAAATGTAACAGAAGTAAAGTCAAACGAAGGACGCTTCATTTTAACAACGGAGGATACGGATGCAACTTTAAAAGCCATTTATCAAAGGAGTTTACCTGTAACAGATGTTTCAGTTGAACGTGGAAGCCTTGATGAGGCATTTGAACAGTTTGTCGCAAATCAGAAGGAGGAAATCGCATGA
- the map gene encoding type I methionyl aminopeptidase, translated as MIQSDKIYIRGRTVVFMIIRNEQDLEGLRKIGRIVALAREEMKKQAKPGMTTKELDLIGKKVLDEHGAISAPEKEYDFPGVTCISVNEEVAHGIPGDRVLKEGDLVNVDVSAALDGYYADTGISFVLGEDEEKEKLCQAAVDAFWTAMKKIKAGSKQNQIGRAVSNFAHKSGYNVIQNLTGHGIGLSLHEAPNHILSYYDPMDNALLKDGLVIAVEPFISMKADHIIERGDDGWTFVTPDKSLVAQCEHTVVVTRGEPIILTEI; from the coding sequence ATGATACAATCGGATAAGATATATATTCGAGGAAGGACAGTGGTTTTCATGATTATTCGTAATGAACAAGATTTAGAAGGCTTACGAAAAATCGGCCGCATCGTTGCGCTTGCACGTGAAGAAATGAAAAAACAAGCGAAGCCAGGTATGACAACGAAAGAGCTTGATTTGATCGGTAAAAAAGTATTAGATGAGCATGGTGCTATTTCTGCACCTGAAAAAGAATATGATTTTCCAGGTGTAACTTGCATTAGTGTAAATGAAGAAGTTGCTCATGGTATTCCAGGAGATCGTGTATTAAAAGAAGGCGACTTAGTAAACGTCGATGTATCTGCTGCACTTGATGGCTATTATGCAGATACAGGTATTTCATTTGTACTTGGAGAAGACGAGGAAAAAGAAAAACTTTGCCAAGCAGCGGTTGATGCATTTTGGACAGCAATGAAAAAGATTAAAGCTGGCTCAAAACAAAATCAAATTGGTCGTGCTGTTTCAAACTTCGCACATAAAAGTGGGTACAATGTTATTCAAAACTTAACTGGTCACGGCATTGGTCTTAGCTTACATGAAGCACCAAATCACATTTTAAGCTACTATGATCCAATGGATAATGCGCTTCTAAAAGACGGTCTTGTTATCGCTGTAGAACCGTTCATCTCTATGAAGGCTGATCATATTATTGAGCGTGGTGACGACGGTTGGACATTCGTTACACCTGATAAAAGTCTTGTTGCACAATGTGAACATACCGTTGTCGTAACACGCGGTGAACCAATAATCTTAACAGAAATCTAA